Part of the Kangiella geojedonensis genome is shown below.
AACGTGACCGATGCCAATGGCATCAGAGGTGCGAACAATCGCTGCAAGGTTATGAGGTTTATGAACTTCATCCATGAAAACCGTCAGGTCTGGCTGACGGTTGGACAGTAGCGCTATGATTTTGTCATAGCGCGTTGGACTAGGGTGCTGCAATGGTTAGTCCTCAAGCGTCATGATAGCGTCCATCTCGATCTGAGCGCCTTTAGGTAATTCTTTAACACCAATAGCCGCTCTAGCTGGGTATGGTTCGGTAAAGTATTGCGACATAATATCATTCACTGTGGCGAAGTGAGCGAGATCGAGCATAAAAATATTTAACTTAGAAATCTGGTCTAAAGTACCACCCGAAGCTTCGCATACGGCACTCAGGTTTTTGAAAACTTGGTGGACTTGTTGGTCAAAATTCTCAACTAACTCCATAGTCTCTGGGACCAACGGAATTTGACCAGATAAATAGACCGTATTTCCTGCTTTTACCGCTTGAGAATAAGTACCGATAGCGGCAGGTGCTTTTTCTGTATTGATAACTTCTTTAGCCACGCTTATGTCCTTTCGATTGAATATCGGGGTAGCGATACACTTTATTAACGAAAGGTATCACTCGTAACTTTTTAATAATTGACGCTAGGTGAACACGACTTTGTACACCTACTTGGAAAGTAATGATGTTGACGTCACCATCCAGCTCATTAATGTCGACGTTGATAATGTTGCCTTCATGATTGGCAATAATGTTCGTGATTTGGGCTAGAACGCCACGCTGGTTAAAAACTTCCAGTCGTAACTCAGTATCAAAATCACCTTCTAAGTCAGGCGACCATTCGACTGGAACATAGTGATCATTTTGCTTGTGTGCACGTTGGATATTGGGGCAGTTTTCGCGGTGGATATTAAAACCGCGACCTGGGCTAACATAGGCCATGATCGGGTCGCCAGGAATCGGTCGACAACAACGTGCATATTTAATCACAAGACCTTCAGTACCCTTAATCGCGAGAGGCGGACGGTCTTCATCAACTTCTGTCTTTTCACTGACGGTTTCAAGTTTTTCTGCATCACTACTCAAACGGTGCGCAACTAAAGCGCTGGCAATTTTACCCAATCCAATACCTGCTAAGAGGTCATCAAAGTTTTGATAACGGGTGACCTCAGTAATTTGCATCAGTTTATCGTCAGAAAATTCATCCAAAGACTTTTTAAGAGATTGCTCTAGTAGTCGACGCCCAAGATGAACCGCTTCATCATGACGCATATTCTTCACAAAATTACGGATGTTGGTGCGAGCCTTGCCCGTAACAGCATAACTAAGCCATGCTGGGTTGGGACGAGAGCCTGGCGCAGTGATAATTTCAACCGTTCGGCCATTAACCAGAGGTGTGCTCAAGGGCGAAAATTGCTTATCAATCTTACAGGCGATACAGGTGTTACCGACGTCAGTGTGGATCGCGTAAGCAAAATCTACCGGCGTAGCACCTTTTGGTAACTCAATAATTTTGCCTTTGGGAGTGAACAGGTAAACTTCATCCGGATACAGATCGATCTTAACGTTTTCAATAAACTCAATGGAGTCACCAACGTTCTGCTGCATCTCAATCAGGCTTTGCAACCACTCACGTGCTTTAGTCTC
Proteins encoded:
- the spoT gene encoding bifunctional GTP diphosphokinase/guanosine-3',5'-bis pyrophosphate 3'-pyrophosphohydrolase — its product is MAYFADLKNVLEDYLEPQQVSDAERAYQVAECAHDGQMRSSGDPYITHPVAAANILAELRLDHQTIMAALMHDVIEDCDVTKQDLSEQFGETVADLVEGVSKLTQIDFQSKEEAQAENFRKMMMAMTQDIRVILIKLADRLHNMQTLGALRPDKRRRIARETLEIYAPIANRLGIHRIKEQLELLGFANMYPMRYRVLQQSVKKVRGHRKEVVERITKQLRDRLKDTGLKCQVIGREKSLYSIYKKMRDKVGTFNEVMDIYAFRVITDSEDSSYRVLGQIHNLFKPIPGRFKDYIAIPKTNGYQSLHTVLRSKSGLHVEVQIRTELMDQMAEHGVAAHWLYKTGTSHHPAETKAREWLQSLIEMQQNVGDSIEFIENVKIDLYPDEVYLFTPKGKIIELPKGATPVDFAYAIHTDVGNTCIACKIDKQFSPLSTPLVNGRTVEIITAPGSRPNPAWLSYAVTGKARTNIRNFVKNMRHDEAVHLGRRLLEQSLKKSLDEFSDDKLMQITEVTRYQNFDDLLAGIGLGKIASALVAHRLSSDAEKLETVSEKTEVDEDRPPLAIKGTEGLVIKYARCCRPIPGDPIMAYVSPGRGFNIHRENCPNIQRAHKQNDHYVPVEWSPDLEGDFDTELRLEVFNQRGVLAQITNIIANHEGNIINVDINELDGDVNIITFQVGVQSRVHLASIIKKLRVIPFVNKVYRYPDIQSKGHKRG
- a CDS encoding RidA family protein yields the protein MAKEVINTEKAPAAIGTYSQAVKAGNTVYLSGQIPLVPETMELVENFDQQVHQVFKNLSAVCEASGGTLDQISKLNIFMLDLAHFATVNDIMSQYFTEPYPARAAIGVKELPKGAQIEMDAIMTLED